The Streptomyces sp. HUAS CB01 genome has a segment encoding these proteins:
- a CDS encoding DUF5999 family protein: MCQHQPSCPTADSADREAARLVAHHPEQGWSLLCNGVVLFEDTGELLPDGQIIAPHRPLRIVTAA; this comes from the coding sequence ATGTGCCAGCACCAGCCATCGTGCCCGACAGCAGACTCCGCCGACCGGGAGGCCGCCCGCCTCGTGGCACACCACCCGGAGCAGGGCTGGAGCCTGCTGTGCAACGGTGTGGTGCTCTTCGAGGACACGGGTGAGCTCCTCCCGGACGGTCAGATCATCGCCCCGCACCGGCCGCTGCGGATCGTGACCGCGGCCTGA